Proteins from a genomic interval of Longimicrobiales bacterium:
- the atpB gene encoding F0F1 ATP synthase subunit A produces MMGKFMPLLAAASEGGEFDIKEMILHHLADSNTWETPFGVVHLPQFAPVQIGPISLDFSITKHVLFMMIAAVLVAVLLILAGRDAAREHRAGAERGPKGAANVVEAFVLYLRDEVALKNIGHGGERYVPYVITVFFFILFCNLLGLLPWGASPTGNISVTATLAVMTFIVVEVAGMKALGFKGYMSTIFYVPHGLPKPLVPIMLIIMTPVEFLGKLTKPFALAIRLYANMTAGHAVVLALTGLLVLAGMANALFVAPAPILMAVAIMILEVFVALLQAYIFAMLTAVFIGLIRHAH; encoded by the coding sequence ATGATGGGCAAGTTCATGCCGTTGCTGGCCGCCGCGTCCGAGGGCGGCGAGTTCGACATCAAGGAGATGATTCTCCACCACCTGGCGGATTCCAACACGTGGGAAACGCCGTTCGGTGTGGTTCATCTGCCGCAGTTCGCGCCCGTGCAGATCGGGCCGATCTCGCTGGACTTCTCGATCACCAAGCACGTGCTGTTCATGATGATCGCGGCGGTGCTGGTGGCCGTGCTGCTGATCCTGGCGGGCCGGGATGCGGCGCGCGAGCATCGTGCGGGCGCGGAGCGCGGCCCGAAGGGCGCGGCCAACGTCGTGGAGGCGTTCGTGCTCTACCTGCGCGACGAGGTAGCGCTGAAGAACATCGGCCACGGCGGCGAGCGCTACGTGCCGTACGTGATCACGGTGTTCTTCTTCATCCTGTTCTGCAACCTGCTCGGCCTGCTGCCCTGGGGCGCGAGCCCGACCGGCAACATCTCGGTCACGGCGACGCTGGCGGTGATGACGTTCATCGTGGTCGAGGTCGCGGGCATGAAGGCGCTGGGCTTCAAGGGCTACATGAGCACGATCTTCTACGTGCCGCACGGCCTGCCGAAGCCGCTCGTGCCGATCATGCTGATCATCATGACGCCGGTCGAGTTCCTGGGTAAGCTGACCAAGCCGTTCGCACTGGCGATCCGTCTGTACGCGAACATGACGGCGGGCCACGCGGTGGTGCTCGCGCTCACGGGGCTGCTCGTGCTGGCGGGCATGGCGAACGCGCTGTTCGTCGCGCCGGCGCCGATCCTGATGGCGGTCGCGATCATGATCCTCGAGGTGTTCGTCGCACTGCTGCAGGCGTACATCTTTGCGATGCTGACGGCGGTATTCATCGGGTTGATCCGGCACGCGCACTGA
- the thiO gene encoding glycine oxidase ThiO, which produces MPERRPDVIVVGAGVAGCGIAWRLAQRGLRVLILERDEPGRGASWAAAGMLTPVGETSHDDAFAALGEEALRRWESFAQELTAIGAGTVGLRRSGRMQIATNAAAAERLRRLASSPAGKRAQAVWLDPAAARSLEPALTSDIVGAVIFPGDASADPRALAQTLAHAAVDAGAFLRKAEVKSVRRDAEGACGVQLRDGSVVSARCIVLAAGAWASQVDGLPTPLPVRPIRGEMFAVRVTGFEIQHIVWGEGCYVVPRSDGRVLVGATVDDVGFAPGPTPAGLAALSHAAERILPKLSTQQVLEAWAGYRPGTPDALPILGPDERLPGLFHASGLYRNGILLAPLVADEIAAAVTRQDAAFDLSPFRPTRAALA; this is translated from the coding sequence ATGCCTGAGCGCCGCCCGGACGTGATCGTGGTCGGCGCCGGTGTGGCGGGCTGCGGCATCGCGTGGCGGCTGGCGCAGCGCGGGCTGCGCGTGCTCATCCTCGAGCGCGATGAGCCCGGCCGCGGCGCGAGCTGGGCGGCCGCGGGCATGCTGACTCCCGTGGGTGAAACGAGCCACGACGATGCGTTCGCTGCGCTCGGCGAGGAGGCGCTGCGAAGATGGGAAAGCTTCGCGCAGGAGCTGACCGCGATCGGGGCGGGCACCGTAGGGCTGCGGCGCAGCGGGCGCATGCAGATCGCGACCAACGCCGCGGCCGCGGAACGGCTCCGCCGGCTCGCCTCGAGTCCTGCCGGCAAGCGCGCCCAGGCGGTCTGGCTGGACCCGGCTGCCGCCCGCTCGCTGGAGCCCGCACTCACGTCCGACATCGTGGGTGCCGTGATCTTCCCGGGCGACGCATCTGCGGATCCGCGCGCACTCGCACAGACGCTTGCGCACGCTGCGGTCGACGCGGGCGCGTTTCTCCGCAAGGCGGAAGTGAAGTCGGTCCGTCGCGATGCGGAAGGCGCCTGCGGCGTCCAGCTGCGCGACGGCAGCGTCGTTTCGGCGCGCTGCATCGTCCTCGCCGCCGGTGCATGGGCGTCGCAGGTGGACGGGCTGCCGACTCCCCTTCCCGTCCGGCCCATCCGCGGTGAGATGTTCGCCGTGCGCGTGACTGGCTTCGAAATCCAGCACATCGTCTGGGGCGAAGGATGCTACGTGGTGCCGCGCTCGGACGGGCGGGTGCTGGTGGGCGCAACCGTCGACGACGTCGGCTTTGCACCCGGCCCGACGCCGGCCGGGCTCGCGGCGCTGTCGCATGCCGCCGAGCGGATCCTGCCGAAGCTGTCCACGCAGCAGGTCCTCGAAGCCTGGGCCGGCTATCGGCCCGGCACGCCGGACGCACTGCCGATCCTCGGTCCCGACGAACGGCTGCCCGGCCTGTTCCACGCCTCGGGCCTGTACCGCAACGGCATCCTGCTCGCGCCGCTGGTCGCCGACGAGATCGCCGCTGCAGTGACCCGGCAGGATGCGGCGTTCGACCTGTCGCCCTTCCGCCCGACCAGGGCGGCTCTCGCATGA
- a CDS encoding hemolysin family protein: MAGLIIGLGLALLFSGLLSAAELAIFSLPEARVRALADQGARGAAALAQLRARPDRVLVLLRLGDALADVAAGALTTLIVYGTLDVGYVALAVGGAAFAVLYFGELLPIGFAVNHGARLALAIATPLRFVSRVLGPVLGVFAFLANLRADRRERGTSLVTESEIRQLTALGQSEGAITAHERELVERAFRMDETRAWDIMTPRVDIFAWDGSLRLSDIAAELGITRYSRVPVYDDTIDNVVGVLHVRDAYQALLGGQRDVSLRTLAREPLVVPGSLPLTRLLREFQSRRIHIAIVVDEYGGTDGLVTLEDVIEELVGEINDELDVAEESIIRVSRTEVVAMGDADLREINHYFNSALPQLEHRSLNGYLLDALGRVPEPGEKLERDGVLIEVLEATETQVLRARLRRAGAGESAVRTPVASASATGDAERSA, translated from the coding sequence ATGGCAGGACTGATCATCGGCCTCGGCCTCGCGCTCCTGTTCTCCGGGCTGCTCAGTGCGGCCGAGCTGGCAATCTTCTCACTGCCGGAAGCACGCGTTCGTGCCCTCGCCGACCAGGGTGCACGGGGCGCCGCCGCGCTCGCGCAGCTCCGCGCGCGTCCTGACCGCGTGCTCGTGCTGCTGCGACTGGGCGACGCACTCGCCGACGTCGCGGCGGGTGCGCTCACGACGCTGATCGTTTATGGCACACTCGACGTCGGCTACGTCGCCCTCGCGGTCGGCGGCGCTGCCTTCGCCGTGCTGTACTTCGGTGAGCTGCTGCCGATCGGATTTGCGGTGAACCACGGCGCCCGCCTCGCACTCGCCATTGCGACGCCGCTGCGGTTCGTGTCGCGGGTGCTCGGCCCCGTACTCGGCGTGTTCGCCTTCCTGGCCAACCTGCGTGCCGACCGGCGCGAGCGCGGCACATCACTCGTGACCGAGTCCGAGATCCGGCAGTTGACGGCGCTCGGCCAGTCGGAGGGCGCGATCACTGCGCACGAGCGCGAACTGGTCGAGCGTGCGTTCCGGATGGACGAGACAAGGGCGTGGGACATCATGACGCCGCGCGTCGACATCTTCGCGTGGGACGGGTCACTGCGACTGAGCGACATCGCGGCGGAGCTCGGCATCACGCGCTACTCGCGCGTTCCCGTCTATGACGACACGATCGACAACGTGGTCGGCGTGCTGCACGTGCGCGACGCGTACCAGGCGCTGCTCGGCGGGCAACGCGACGTGTCGCTCCGGACACTGGCACGCGAGCCGCTCGTCGTGCCTGGCTCGCTGCCGCTCACGCGGCTGCTGCGCGAGTTCCAGAGCCGCCGCATCCACATCGCGATCGTGGTCGACGAGTACGGCGGCACGGACGGGCTCGTGACGCTCGAGGACGTGATCGAGGAGCTGGTCGGCGAGATCAACGACGAACTCGACGTCGCCGAGGAATCGATCATTCGCGTGTCCAGGACCGAGGTCGTCGCGATGGGCGACGCCGACCTGCGCGAGATCAACCACTACTTCAACAGTGCACTGCCGCAGCTCGAGCACCGCTCCCTGAACGGCTACCTGCTCGATGCGCTCGGCCGCGTCCCGGAGCCCGGCGAAAAGCTGGAGCGCGACGGCGTGCTCATCGAAGTGCTCGAAGCGACGGAGACACAGGTGCTGCGTGCGCGACTTCGGCGGGCGGGCGCCGGTGAGTCCGCCGTGCGCACGCCGGTCGCCAGCGCGTCCGCCACGGGCGACGCGGAACGCTCCGCATGA
- a CDS encoding BsuPI-related putative proteinase inhibitor, with protein MIPSLNVSVEGDSVHMVLHVMSALDTPLVLDFPSSQRADFWVRDSAGETVWMWSAARSFAQVTGSETLEAGGERSYEGAWSPAAPGQYEAVARLVSTSHPVQIAVPFEVR; from the coding sequence ATGATTCCGTCCCTGAACGTGAGCGTGGAGGGCGACTCGGTGCACATGGTGCTGCACGTCATGAGCGCGCTCGACACTCCGCTGGTCCTGGACTTCCCCTCCTCACAGCGTGCGGACTTCTGGGTGCGCGATTCTGCCGGGGAGACGGTGTGGATGTGGTCGGCGGCGCGGTCGTTTGCGCAGGTGACCGGAAGCGAGACGCTGGAGGCGGGCGGCGAGCGGTCGTACGAGGGGGCATGGTCGCCGGCGGCGCCGGGGCAGTACGAGGCGGTGGCCCGGCTGGTGAGCACGAGTCATCCGGTGCAGATCGCGGTTCCCTTCGAGGTTCGCTAG
- a CDS encoding prepilin peptidase produces MTTLLLIYAGVIGAAVGSFLNVCIYRWPAELSVIRPRSRCPGCERPIAWYDNIPILSWIALRGRCRHCGTGISVQYPIIEVATALIWIGSAAAHGPTLEALRAALFLTLLLGIAMTDAREMVIPDQFSLGGTAIGLLIAALPGDFPFLRALLGALTGYLLLWGVKLGAEKALGKPALGVGDIHMMAMIGAFTGISGALLTVFLGSLFGLLIGVPYTWVRGRLSAMNTYLPLGVFLAMGAAVTYVFGDAIIGWYIEWIRA; encoded by the coding sequence ATGACGACGCTGTTACTCATTTACGCCGGCGTGATCGGTGCCGCAGTCGGCTCCTTTCTGAACGTGTGCATCTATCGCTGGCCGGCGGAGCTGTCGGTGATCCGGCCGCGCTCACGCTGCCCGGGGTGCGAGCGCCCGATCGCGTGGTACGACAACATCCCGATCCTGAGCTGGATCGCGCTGCGCGGACGGTGTCGCCACTGCGGCACCGGCATTTCGGTGCAGTATCCGATCATCGAGGTGGCGACCGCGCTGATCTGGATCGGCTCCGCGGCAGCGCACGGGCCAACGCTGGAAGCACTGCGGGCCGCGCTGTTTCTCACGCTGCTGCTCGGCATTGCGATGACCGATGCGCGCGAGATGGTCATTCCCGACCAGTTCTCCCTCGGCGGCACGGCGATCGGCCTCCTGATCGCCGCCCTGCCCGGCGACTTCCCGTTCCTGCGCGCCCTGCTCGGGGCGCTGACCGGCTACCTGCTGCTCTGGGGAGTCAAGCTCGGGGCGGAAAAGGCGCTCGGTAAGCCCGCCCTGGGTGTCGGCGACATCCACATGATGGCCATGATCGGCGCTTTCACGGGAATCAGCGGTGCGCTGCTCACGGTCTTCCTGGGGTCGCTGTTCGGACTGCTGATCGGCGTGCCGTACACGTGGGTGCGCGGGCGGTTGAGCGCCATGAACACGTACCTGCCGCTCGGTGTGTTTCTCGCGATGGGCGCTGCGGTCACCTACGTGTTCGGCGACGCGATCATTGGCTGGTACATCGAATGGATCAGGGCCTGA
- a CDS encoding gamma carbonic anhydrase family protein, with protein sequence MSGRIITFNGRTPRVHPSAFVAPTATLIGDVEIGPESSVWFGAVLRGDHPQNGIRVGARTSIQDNCVLHVSARGPTIVGDDVTVGHGAVFESCTIEDGALIGMNAVILHEAHIGAGALVAALSVVPTGLQVPPATLVAGSPARVRKTLQGESAAWVKDSAAHYVELSREYLAQDIGGDGDTHA encoded by the coding sequence ATGAGCGGCAGGATCATCACCTTCAACGGGCGCACCCCACGCGTGCATCCAAGCGCGTTCGTTGCGCCGACCGCGACGCTGATCGGGGATGTCGAGATCGGACCGGAATCCAGTGTCTGGTTCGGCGCGGTGCTGCGCGGCGATCACCCGCAGAACGGCATACGCGTCGGGGCGCGGACCAGCATCCAGGACAACTGTGTGCTGCACGTCAGCGCGCGCGGGCCGACGATCGTCGGCGACGATGTGACCGTCGGCCATGGCGCCGTCTTCGAGAGCTGCACGATCGAGGACGGCGCTCTGATCGGCATGAACGCGGTGATCCTGCACGAGGCGCACATCGGCGCCGGCGCGCTCGTCGCCGCACTCAGCGTCGTGCCGACGGGGCTGCAGGTCCCGCCTGCCACGCTGGTCGCCGGTTCACCCGCGCGCGTGCGCAAGACGCTGCAGGGAGAGTCGGCCGCGTGGGTAAAGGACAGCGCGGCGCATTACGTCGAGCTCTCGCGCGAATACCTCGCCCAGGACATCGGCGGGGACGGTGACACTCATGCCTGA
- a CDS encoding AtpZ/AtpI family protein — MTRPTREKPSQAAEASRYLGVGMTWALSTALFLWLGTLADGRWDTEPIFTLLGAAIGAAAGFYYMYHHLVTMPEQARKRRAEQQDEEPGAGQ, encoded by the coding sequence GTGACGCGACCGACACGGGAAAAGCCGAGCCAGGCGGCGGAAGCGAGCCGGTATCTGGGCGTAGGCATGACGTGGGCGCTGTCGACAGCGCTCTTCCTCTGGCTGGGGACCCTGGCGGATGGCCGCTGGGATACGGAGCCGATATTCACGCTGCTGGGGGCCGCAATCGGTGCGGCAGCGGGATTCTATTACATGTACCACCATCTCGTGACGATGCCCGAGCAGGCGCGCAAGCGCCGCGCGGAGCAGCAGGACGAGGAGCCCGGAGCGGGGCAGTGA
- a CDS encoding MoxR family ATPase, which translates to MEATVARDFGDQDVELLDELAAARSTLEAEIGRRVIGQHAIVEGLLIALLADGHALLVGVPGLAKTLLVSTLASALDLKFSRIQFTPDLMPSDITGTEVLEEDRATGKRMFRFVRGPIFANVVLADEINRTPPKTQAALLQAMQERAVTAAGETMTLDRPFFVLATQNPIEQEGTYPLPEAQLDRFMLELRIGYPSREEEERVAMETTGASFSEVRPVLGAESLLAMQQLVRRVPAAPSLVKYAVALARATRPDDEQAPELIRRYVSWGAGPRASQYLVLGAKARAALEGRGVPNFDDVRAVAPSVLRHRVVTGFQAEADGRSPGDIVEELLQLSRKWT; encoded by the coding sequence ATGGAAGCGACGGTGGCGCGCGATTTCGGAGACCAGGACGTCGAGCTGCTGGATGAGCTCGCGGCAGCCCGGAGCACGCTGGAGGCGGAGATCGGCCGGCGAGTGATCGGACAGCATGCGATCGTCGAGGGCCTGCTGATCGCGCTGCTGGCCGATGGCCACGCCCTGCTCGTGGGGGTGCCGGGCCTGGCCAAGACGCTGCTGGTGTCGACGCTGGCGAGTGCGCTGGACCTGAAGTTCAGCCGGATCCAGTTCACGCCCGACCTGATGCCCTCGGACATCACCGGTACGGAGGTCCTGGAGGAGGACCGCGCGACGGGCAAGCGGATGTTCCGTTTCGTGCGGGGTCCGATCTTCGCCAACGTGGTGCTGGCGGACGAGATCAACCGTACGCCGCCCAAGACGCAGGCGGCGCTGCTGCAGGCGATGCAGGAGCGTGCGGTCACGGCGGCGGGCGAGACGATGACGCTGGACCGTCCGTTCTTCGTGCTGGCGACGCAGAACCCGATCGAGCAGGAGGGTACCTATCCTCTGCCGGAGGCGCAGCTCGACCGGTTCATGCTGGAGCTGCGTATCGGCTATCCGTCACGCGAAGAGGAAGAGCGTGTCGCGATGGAGACGACGGGCGCATCCTTCAGCGAGGTGCGGCCCGTGCTGGGCGCGGAGTCGCTGCTCGCGATGCAGCAGCTCGTCCGTCGCGTACCGGCGGCGCCCTCGCTGGTGAAGTACGCGGTCGCGCTCGCGCGGGCGACGCGGCCGGACGACGAGCAGGCGCCGGAGCTGATCCGGCGGTACGTGAGCTGGGGCGCCGGTCCGCGCGCGTCCCAGTACCTGGTGCTGGGCGCGAAGGCGCGTGCAGCGCTGGAGGGACGTGGTGTCCCGAACTTCGATGATGTGCGCGCGGTCGCGCCGTCGGTGCTGCGGCATCGCGTCGTGACCGGATTCCAGGCGGAAGCGGACGGTCGTTCGCCGGGCGACATCGTCGAAGAGCTCCTCCAACTCAGTCGGAAATGGACATAA